In Humulus lupulus chromosome 7, drHumLupu1.1, whole genome shotgun sequence, the following are encoded in one genomic region:
- the LOC133792158 gene encoding uncharacterized protein LOC133792158, with amino-acid sequence MGSRVNIIVSYNGVWEQKGEKWNFKAGSNTIIHVPIDVGYIELLEKLYSKLKVDRSLFDLKLEVPFTCNDFSVDPIEITDDEGVSALILENSKSLKHRVPLCVSSIAKNIALIDPSPRASVNMENHNQSCTAILQTATGPSVCMGGPSHNETFFPPTNLPHDDGYEYEPYVNDDPVALFGDNDERVEGCSSSDDNSEDQLSMLHVVQVDNLNVRPLPSRQESQGRRTAGSESSRPTTQDDGNRWSSPAYTAEDIPCPSYAIPTLSGVSCGVIEVGNIFENKLELKTKAHLYAMKQNFEFVVKKSAWRCREKALSYVRGTLEASYQKLPSYLFMLQQKNPGTLIDFVTEEDRFKYFFFSLGVSRRGFRTCRPVLCVDGTFLKTKYGGQMLCAVALDANNHLYPVAFGIVDSENHDSWKYFMSKLKEAIGEVEDLAFVSDRHASITHALETIFPDAYHGACYHHISMNVVAKFKTDHCHVLMYNAAYAFRKFEFHANFEKIKSKDPAIAQYLEGMGFDKWSRAYFPGNRYNIMTSNYAESFNNKTRDARSFPITTFVEFIRFTLQSWFCNRRETSEKTTTTLAPTYEKNLVDMAEKARFLIPYAIGRHEFHVLDGELNGEVDLLNKTCTCGVFQIIGIPYYYKIETWRSSYIESIYPTGNEEEWIVPHDIMTITVRTPVQKNPVGHPKKKQGRPKMKRHPSNGDKLVVPRKCSTCGGLGHNRATCKVRV; translated from the exons atgg gttccagagttaatataattgtttcttacaacggtgtttgggaacagaaaggagaaaaatggaatttcaaagctggttcgaacactataatacatgtaccaattgatgttggttacatagaattattggagaagttgtattcaaagttgaaagtggataggtcattgtttgacttaaagttggaagtgccgtttacatgcaatgattttagtgtagatcccattgaaatcacagatgatgaaggagttagtgctcttattcttgaaaattcaaagtccttaaaacatcgggttcctttatgcgttagttcgattgcaaagaacattgctcttattgatccatctcctagagcgagTGTTAATATGGAAAATCATAATCAATCATGCACGGCTATTCTACAAACAGCTACTGGGCCAAGTGTATGCATGGGAGGTCCTAGTCATAATGAAACTTTTTTTCCCCCAACAAATCTCCCGCATGATGATGGGTATGAGTATGAgccttatgtcaatgacgatccAGTTGCCCTTTTTGGTGATAATGATGAAAGAGTTGAGGGGTGCAGTAGTTCTGATGATAACTCAGAGGATCAGTTGTCGATGCTACATGTGGTTCAAGTAGATAATTTAAATGTACGACCATTGCCAAGTCGTCAAGAAAGCCAAGGACGAAGGACTGCTGGATCAGAGAGCAGTCGTCCAACTACACAAGATGATGgaaatagatggagttctccagcgTATACTGCTGAAGATATCCCATGCCCCTCTTATGCTATCCCCACGTTATCTGGGGTGAGTTGTGGAGTAATAGAAGTTGGGAATATTTTTGAGAACAAGTTAGAGTTGAAGACGAAGGCACACTTGTATGCAATGAAGCAGAACttcgagtttgtggtgaagaagtcag cttggagatgTCGAGAGAAGGCTCTTTCTTATGTTAGAGGGACACTGGAAGCATCCTACCAGAAGTTACCATCGTACCTGTTCATGCTTCAACAGAAAAATCCCGGGACGTTGATAGATTTTGTCACTGAGGAAGATCGATTCAAATATTTCTTTTTCTCACTCGGAGTTAGTAGAAGAGGGTTTCGTACATGTCGTCCTGTGTTATGTGTGGACGGTACCTTTTTAAAGACAAAATACGGTGGGCAGATGTTATGTGCAGTCGCGCTGGATGCAAATAACCATCTATATCCAGTTGCATTTGGTATTGTGGATAGTGAGAATCatgattcttggaagtatttcatgtcaaAGCTAAAAGAAGCGATTGGGGAAGTCGAGGACCTGGCGTTTGTATCTGACAGGCATGCAAGTATTACACATGCCTTGGAAACTATTTTCCCCGATGCGTATCACGGTgcttgctaccaccacattagtatgaatgtggttgctaaattcaagactgaTCATTGTCATGTGTTGATGTATAATGCGGCATATGCTTTTAGGAAATTCGAGTTCCACGCTAACTtcgaaaaaatcaaatcaaaagacccagccattgctcaatacctagaaggaatgggttttgataagtggtcccgtgcttactttcctggaaatag gtataatataatgacaagcaattacgctgaaagtttcaacaataagACCCGGGACGCTAGGAGCTTTCCGATAACTACATTCGTCGAATTTATTCGCTTCACACTACAGTCCTGGTTCTGTAATAGGAGAGAAACTAGCGAGAAGACAACTACCACTCTTGCACCGACCTATGAGAAAAATTTGGTGGATATGGCTGAGAAAGCTCGATTCTTGATTCCTTATGCAATAGGGAGGCATGAGTTCCATGTGTTAGATGGTGAGCTGAATGGTGAAGTCGACCTCCTGAATAAGACATGCACATGCGGCGTGTTTCAGATTATTGGCATCCCAT ATTACTATAAAATTGAGACATGGAGGTCCTCTTACATAGAATCTATATATCCTACTGGTAACGAGGAAGAGTGGATTGTTCCACATGACATTATGACAATAACAGTGAGAACACCTGTGCAGAAAAACCCGGTTGGTCatccaaagaagaaacaaggtaggcCTAAGATGAAACGCCATCCTTCCAATGGAGATAAATTGGTTGTTCCACGCAAGTGCAGCACTTGTGGAGGTCTAGGCCATAATAGGGCAACTTGTAAAGTTCGTGTTTGA